A window from Aerococcus sp. Group 1 encodes these proteins:
- a CDS encoding cobyrinate a,c-diamide synthase encodes MKALMIAGATSNVGKTTLTLGLIQALIKRGLIVQPYKVGPDYIDTRFHQKISQRPSINLDQFLVPDDQVLKALYTRHLEGSDIAVVEGVMGLFDGFGSDALKASSAGIAKALDIPILLVIDGRAMSTSAAAMVKGYLSLIPDLNIIGVLVNRVASESHYQLIKNAIERYNQAPVLGYLGRNEAFSLPSRHLGLALEEANNHLVDQVSQVAQAMEKSIAIDAILNLSQLDPDRLKTDQAAIGPSLAPYEKADQESPFKVAYAYDEAFSFYYPDNLSLLEKRGGQLQAFSPLHDQDLPEADLYYIGGGFPELYADTLSENQAMRTALLEAHKAGKAILAECGGLMYLGSSFSKEDKDYPMVGIFEGQSQMTDRLRRFGYCTMTLTSDSFYGQAGDEVRGHEFHYSTFTSPERTIGNLYKDRDGKRVKEWQGGFQKNKTYAAYQHVHFYQDPKVIDQMISWIKED; translated from the coding sequence ATGAAAGCCCTAATGATTGCCGGAGCGACCAGTAATGTAGGAAAGACGACCTTAACGCTGGGGCTCATTCAAGCATTGATCAAGCGTGGATTGATAGTCCAACCCTATAAGGTGGGGCCAGACTATATTGATACGCGTTTCCACCAAAAGATTAGCCAACGTCCTTCGATTAATTTGGATCAATTCTTAGTCCCTGATGACCAGGTCTTAAAAGCCCTCTATACCCGCCACCTTGAGGGTAGTGATATTGCCGTGGTGGAAGGAGTTATGGGCCTCTTTGATGGTTTTGGTTCTGACGCTCTCAAGGCCTCTAGCGCAGGCATTGCTAAGGCCCTGGATATTCCCATCCTCTTAGTGATTGATGGGCGGGCCATGTCGACTTCTGCAGCCGCCATGGTCAAGGGTTATCTCAGCCTGATTCCTGACCTCAATATTATCGGTGTCCTAGTCAATCGAGTGGCCTCAGAAAGCCATTATCAATTAATCAAAAACGCCATTGAACGTTATAACCAGGCGCCGGTTCTAGGCTACCTGGGTCGTAATGAAGCTTTCTCCTTGCCTTCCCGCCACTTAGGCCTGGCCCTGGAAGAAGCGAATAATCATTTAGTTGACCAAGTCAGTCAAGTAGCCCAAGCCATGGAGAAAAGTATTGCGATTGATGCTATCTTAAACTTGTCTCAATTAGATCCAGATAGACTCAAAACCGACCAAGCAGCTATTGGTCCTAGTCTGGCCCCCTATGAAAAGGCTGACCAGGAGTCTCCTTTTAAGGTGGCCTATGCCTATGACGAGGCCTTTTCCTTTTACTATCCTGATAACTTATCCTTATTAGAAAAACGCGGGGGCCAGCTCCAAGCCTTTAGTCCCCTCCATGACCAAGACTTGCCCGAGGCTGACCTCTACTATATTGGCGGGGGCTTTCCTGAACTCTATGCTGATACTTTATCTGAGAACCAAGCCATGCGTACTGCCCTCTTAGAGGCCCACAAGGCCGGTAAGGCCATACTTGCCGAATGTGGGGGTCTCATGTACTTAGGAAGTAGTTTTTCTAAGGAGGATAAAGACTATCCCATGGTGGGGATCTTTGAGGGGCAGAGTCAAATGACAGACCGCCTACGCCGCTTCGGCTACTGTACCATGACTCTTACTAGCGATTCTTTTTACGGCCAAGCCGGTGATGAGGTCAGGGGGCATGAATTTCATTATTCCACCTTTACCAGTCCAGAAAGGACGATTGGAAACTTATACAAGGACCGCGATGGTAAACGGGTTAAGGAGTGGCAGGGGGGCTTTCAAAAGAATAAGACCTATGCTGCTTACCAACATGTACACTTTTACCAAGACCCTAAAGTCATTGACCAAATGATTTCATGGATTAAGGAGGACTAG
- a CDS encoding cobalamin biosynthesis protein — protein MQKNTPYPLLLEELEKFLQGENLRWESIKTVVSIDLKAEEEAILQLAKDHYFNFKTFSKEDLLAFESYYPGSDFVKKTVGVSSVSQTAAHLESKGHVVSGRYAHNGVTFTLAYYQEEE, from the coding sequence TTGCAAAAAAATACCCCTTATCCCTTACTCTTAGAAGAATTAGAAAAATTCCTCCAAGGGGAAAATTTGCGCTGGGAAAGTATTAAAACCGTGGTGTCTATTGATCTAAAAGCAGAAGAAGAGGCCATTTTACAACTGGCTAAAGACCACTACTTTAATTTTAAAACGTTTTCCAAGGAAGACTTACTGGCTTTTGAAAGTTATTACCCAGGCTCTGATTTTGTCAAAAAGACGGTCGGAGTGAGTTCGGTCTCACAGACTGCTGCCCATTTGGAATCCAAGGGCCATGTGGTCAGTGGGCGCTATGCCCATAATGGGGTAACTTTTACTCTGGCATATTATCAAGAAGAGGAGTAA
- a CDS encoding flavodoxin domain-containing protein, which produces MKICIVYSSLRGNTEAAAFILASFLEDLGLSHQLVGADAYDYETLLEADGLAIGSYTYGNHAEIPEELLDLYEDLPDFIQANPKLKQALAVFGSGDRDYPIYAKAVDDFAEIIEKSGGHLLAARVKIDGYPDYDEEIAGLAAIAQAFLKIERENKK; this is translated from the coding sequence ATGAAGATATGCATTGTTTATAGTAGCTTGCGAGGCAATACCGAAGCTGCTGCCTTTATTCTGGCCTCCTTCTTGGAAGACCTGGGCTTAAGCCACCAATTAGTCGGGGCCGATGCCTATGACTATGAGACCTTGTTAGAAGCTGATGGTTTAGCTATTGGTTCCTATACCTACGGCAACCATGCCGAGATTCCCGAAGAGTTACTAGATCTCTACGAAGACTTGCCCGATTTTATCCAAGCCAACCCTAAATTAAAGCAGGCCCTGGCAGTATTTGGTTCTGGAGACCGGGACTATCCCATTTACGCTAAGGCCGTCGATGATTTTGCGGAAATCATTGAAAAAAGCGGTGGTCATTTACTAGCTGCTCGGGTGAAAATTGATGGCTATCCTGACTATGATGAAGAAATTGCCGGACTAGCCGCTATTGCCCAGGCCTTTTTAAAAATAGAAAGGGAGAATAAAAAATGA
- the cobA gene encoding uroporphyrinogen-III C-methyltransferase, with protein MTSGKVYLVGAGLGRLGNLSLAAYDCLQKADIIFYDRLINQNLLQVAPSSCLLVNVGKKPGKHSHSQEEITQQLIQASQEYQVIVRLKSGDPYLFGRGGEEAMALSEAGVDFAVIPGITSAIAGLAYAGIPATYRDKSSSLHIYTGQSRSGRTDLDYQAIVNSGGTAVFLMAVKALGAIVSGLIGAGLNEKTPMAAIEWAGRAQERYLVSDLGHMIDDCQAARVKAPALFVLGEVVTDQQKLDFFSQAPLFGHQIAISAQTPLTDCLALEDLGADLIFYPDPAAESSRLELAKNALKQADIMISQDLLDPWQEKLAAETLHFHGSVDDFIHHFSKQ; from the coding sequence ATGACTAGCGGTAAAGTTTATTTAGTAGGTGCCGGCTTAGGCCGGCTAGGCAATCTCAGCTTAGCGGCCTATGATTGCCTGCAAAAGGCTGATATTATCTTTTATGACCGTCTCATTAATCAAAATCTACTGCAAGTCGCCCCAAGTTCCTGCCTCTTGGTGAATGTTGGCAAAAAGCCTGGTAAGCACTCTCATTCTCAGGAAGAGATTACCCAGCAACTTATCCAAGCCAGCCAGGAATATCAAGTCATAGTCCGATTGAAGAGTGGTGATCCCTACCTCTTTGGCCGGGGTGGGGAAGAAGCCATGGCCCTGTCAGAAGCGGGCGTGGATTTCGCAGTCATTCCCGGGATTACTTCAGCCATCGCCGGCTTAGCCTATGCCGGTATTCCAGCTACTTACCGGGATAAGTCAAGTTCCCTACACATTTATACCGGTCAGAGCCGATCGGGTCGAACCGACTTAGATTATCAGGCCATTGTCAATAGCGGGGGAACGGCAGTCTTTCTAATGGCGGTAAAGGCTCTAGGAGCCATTGTTAGTGGCCTTATAGGAGCTGGCCTGAATGAAAAAACGCCTATGGCAGCCATCGAGTGGGCAGGAAGGGCCCAAGAACGCTACTTGGTCTCTGACCTGGGCCATATGATTGATGACTGTCAAGCGGCTCGGGTCAAAGCGCCCGCCCTCTTTGTCCTCGGCGAGGTAGTGACTGACCAGCAAAAGCTTGACTTCTTTAGTCAAGCCCCGCTCTTTGGCCACCAGATTGCGATTTCGGCACAGACGCCTCTAACTGATTGCCTGGCTTTAGAGGATTTAGGAGCCGATTTAATCTTTTATCCTGATCCAGCTGCTGAAAGTAGTCGCCTAGAGCTAGCAAAAAATGCTCTCAAGCAGGCTGATATTATGATTAGCCAAGACCTACTTGATCCTTGGCAAGAGAAGCTGGCGGCGGAAACCCTACATTTCCACGGCAGTGTTGATGATTTTATCCATCATTTTAGTAAGCAATAA
- a CDS encoding ECF transporter S component has translation MKNLHANILTALLLAIATIGANVHFLGSIALDSFPAFLGAIILGPGYGFLLGLLSHGLTALLSGFPLTLPAHIIIGIMMGLTCSVYGYLRGKAGKSIGKILFSDAVALVFNVLLAQLALIPLLGWQAILAMVTGGLLLTLLIASVVNLALAEVVYLSLPAKFFNPFMKRKTK, from the coding sequence ATGAAAAATTTACATGCCAATATTTTAACTGCCTTACTTTTAGCTATTGCAACTATTGGAGCCAATGTTCACTTTCTAGGCAGTATTGCCTTAGACTCTTTTCCTGCCTTTTTAGGGGCGATTATTCTAGGACCAGGCTATGGTTTCTTGCTGGGGCTTCTTTCTCACGGCTTGACCGCTCTCTTATCAGGCTTCCCGCTGACCTTACCTGCCCATATTATTATTGGAATAATGATGGGTCTTACCTGTTCAGTCTATGGCTATCTACGGGGAAAAGCTGGTAAGTCCATAGGAAAAATTCTGTTCAGTGATGCGGTTGCCTTAGTCTTTAATGTTTTACTGGCCCAATTAGCCCTCATTCCACTACTCGGTTGGCAAGCGATTTTAGCCATGGTAACGGGTGGATTATTGCTGACCTTATTAATTGCTAGCGTGGTTAACCTGGCCTTGGCTGAAGTGGTATATCTTAGTCTTCCTGCTAAATTCTTTAACCCATTTATGAAAAGAAAGACAAAATAG
- a CDS encoding cobalt-precorrin-4 methyltransferase, with amino-acid sequence MAKVTFVGAGPGDVELITLKGYKALAEADRVIYAGSLINKDLLDYCKSGAETYDSAKLDLNEILALIEEAIDQDQEVVRLHTGDASLYGSIREQIEELKQRGIDFAVIPGVSSFLGAAAAIGTEYTVPEVSQSLIITRMAGRTPVPEKENLRSLASHQTSMAIFLSVQNIQGVVEELLAGGYSKDTPAVVIYKATWPQEKQVVGTLADIAEKTQAAGIKLTALILVGNFLGEEFYYSKLYDTDFSHGFRN; translated from the coding sequence ATGGCTAAAGTAACTTTTGTGGGAGCGGGCCCCGGCGATGTGGAGCTCATTACCCTAAAGGGCTATAAGGCATTGGCTGAGGCCGACCGGGTCATTTATGCCGGCTCACTCATCAACAAGGACCTGCTCGACTATTGTAAGAGCGGGGCAGAAACCTATGACAGTGCCAAGTTAGACCTCAATGAAATCCTAGCCCTGATTGAGGAAGCCATTGATCAAGACCAAGAAGTGGTCCGTCTACATACGGGCGATGCTTCCCTATATGGTTCAATCCGGGAGCAAATCGAAGAATTAAAGCAACGGGGAATTGACTTTGCCGTTATTCCCGGAGTTTCTTCCTTCTTAGGGGCAGCGGCGGCGATCGGTACCGAATATACTGTCCCCGAAGTCAGTCAAAGCCTGATTATTACTCGGATGGCAGGGCGGACACCCGTTCCTGAAAAAGAAAATTTACGGTCCTTAGCCAGTCACCAAACTTCCATGGCTATCTTCCTCTCAGTCCAAAATATACAGGGCGTTGTGGAAGAATTGTTGGCAGGTGGTTATTCCAAAGACACCCCAGCTGTAGTGATTTATAAGGCTACCTGGCCCCAAGAAAAACAAGTAGTGGGTACCCTAGCAGATATTGCTGAAAAGACCCAAGCCGCTGGGATTAAGCTCACGGCTTTGATTTTAGTGGGGAACTTCTTAGGGGAAGAATTCTATTATTCCAAGCTCTACGATACGGACTTTAGCCATGGCTTTAGAAACTAA
- a CDS encoding peptide ABC transporter substrate-binding protein — protein sequence MRSLLKALLTSLLCLFLIACQADNLSSTDKDQEVSLPEEWVHFPSKYPLTTMDNQKANDITSLTYCSQVFDGLYWQDENNDLQANLAQDFPEISADGLTYTINLRQDAKWVNGQPVTAHDFVYSFRRLVNPETAAPYANLAEGIKGAKAIQSGQAPLDQLGVEALGDYQLQIQLDYPNPNFTKLLAFTPFYPVNEDYVTAQGDQYGQDSDHVLGNGPFVIKNWQAGQDHWDLQKNDQYNRQDLAIDGVKVQVIKEENTGVNLFESGQLDQMPLHGQIAKNYQAKGEGDLQVKAWTDYLEFNHQSPDLSQVDLRRAIAYAIDSRAVEELIGGGARALTSFVPSQLVVDPVTGEDITDSPAMDTWYDLDQAHEAFDRYKAANHKQTLTLTLLANDDENSRKLSEYLKETLEQALDGLSIDLQNVPKKNRIDRMNRQDFDFALTAWGADYDDPLAYYQNLKSDNSFNRGRYQNPELDRLITDLAFPYNQDRDRPYQVALKIEELIKDQAVVVPLYQKNEWHLRSDRVQGVIYRPIGPEVDFRLASIQSN from the coding sequence ATGCGAAGCTTATTGAAAGCACTATTGACTAGCTTACTATGTCTCTTTTTAATTGCTTGCCAAGCTGATAACCTGTCAAGTACTGACAAGGATCAGGAAGTGAGCTTGCCAGAAGAGTGGGTTCATTTTCCTTCTAAGTACCCCTTAACGACCATGGATAATCAAAAGGCTAATGATATTACCAGCCTGACCTACTGTAGTCAGGTCTTCGATGGCCTCTATTGGCAAGATGAGAATAATGATTTACAAGCTAATTTAGCCCAGGACTTCCCTGAAATCTCAGCAGATGGCTTAACCTATACAATTAACTTACGTCAGGATGCTAAGTGGGTAAATGGCCAGCCAGTCACTGCCCATGACTTCGTGTATAGCTTTAGACGCTTAGTTAATCCTGAGACAGCGGCACCCTATGCTAATTTAGCTGAGGGAATTAAAGGGGCGAAAGCCATTCAGTCCGGTCAAGCTCCCCTCGACCAACTTGGGGTTGAGGCCCTGGGTGACTATCAATTACAAATCCAACTGGACTATCCTAACCCGAATTTTACCAAGCTATTGGCCTTTACTCCTTTTTATCCAGTTAATGAGGACTATGTCACCGCCCAGGGGGATCAGTATGGTCAAGATAGTGACCATGTCTTAGGCAATGGCCCCTTTGTCATCAAAAACTGGCAGGCCGGCCAAGACCATTGGGATTTACAAAAGAATGACCAATATAACCGTCAAGATCTTGCTATTGACGGGGTCAAAGTCCAGGTTATTAAGGAGGAAAATACGGGAGTAAATTTATTTGAATCGGGACAATTAGATCAAATGCCTCTTCATGGCCAAATAGCTAAAAATTATCAAGCCAAGGGGGAAGGCGATTTACAAGTCAAGGCCTGGACCGACTATCTGGAGTTTAACCATCAAAGCCCCGACTTATCTCAAGTCGACTTGCGGCGGGCAATCGCTTATGCTATAGATAGCCGAGCCGTTGAAGAACTTATTGGTGGGGGAGCGCGTGCGCTAACCAGCTTTGTCCCCAGTCAGCTAGTGGTTGACCCGGTTACGGGAGAAGATATCACTGATAGTCCTGCAATGGATACTTGGTACGACTTAGACCAAGCCCATGAGGCCTTTGACCGCTACAAGGCGGCTAATCACAAGCAGACCTTAACCCTTACCCTCTTAGCTAATGATGATGAGAATAGCCGTAAATTGTCTGAATATCTTAAGGAGACTCTTGAGCAAGCCCTTGATGGCCTAAGCATTGACTTGCAAAATGTGCCCAAGAAAAATCGGATTGACCGTATGAACCGGCAAGACTTTGATTTTGCTTTAACAGCTTGGGGGGCAGACTATGATGACCCTCTGGCCTATTATCAAAATTTGAAAAGTGACAATTCCTTTAACCGCGGGCGATATCAAAATCCTGAGTTGGATCGGTTGATCACTGACCTTGCTTTCCCTTATAATCAAGATCGAGACCGGCCCTACCAAGTGGCCTTGAAAATTGAAGAACTAATTAAAGATCAAGCGGTTGTGGTGCCGCTCTACCAAAAAAATGAATGGCACCTCAGGAGTGACCGGGTTCAAGGCGTTATCTACCGCCCGATTGGTCCAGAAGTTGATTTTCGATTGGCTTCCATTCAAAGTAATTAA
- a CDS encoding decarboxylating cobalt-precorrin-6B (C(15))-methyltransferase, whose product MKDSCFIRGKVPMTKAPIRAVALDLLELHQARRFLDIGAGTGSISLQAAQEYPDLDVYAIEHKEAAVDLIKENRAHFGLKNYQVFLGEAPMTEDLGHFDAIFIGGSGGKLLEIIDWAYELLNPGGRLVLTFILMENAHKAITYLEAGSWQDLEVQTLQAATRKTMGPGHYFKPFNPTTIISCKK is encoded by the coding sequence ATGAAAGATAGTTGTTTTATCCGGGGAAAAGTTCCTATGACTAAGGCTCCCATCCGGGCGGTTGCTTTAGACCTCTTAGAATTACACCAAGCCCGACGTTTTTTGGATATTGGCGCGGGGACCGGGAGTATTTCCCTACAAGCCGCCCAAGAATATCCTGATTTAGACGTTTATGCCATCGAACATAAAGAAGCGGCAGTAGATTTAATCAAAGAAAACCGGGCTCACTTTGGCCTAAAAAATTATCAAGTCTTTTTAGGGGAAGCGCCTATGACGGAAGATTTGGGCCACTTTGATGCGATTTTTATTGGAGGCAGTGGAGGCAAGTTACTCGAAATTATTGATTGGGCCTATGAGCTCTTGAATCCGGGGGGGCGTTTGGTATTGACCTTTATCCTGATGGAAAATGCCCATAAGGCTATTACTTACCTTGAAGCGGGATCCTGGCAAGACCTTGAGGTGCAAACCCTACAAGCAGCCACCCGGAAAACCATGGGGCCAGGGCACTATTTTAAGCCCTTTAACCCGACCACGATTATCTCCTGTAAGAAGTAA
- the cbiD gene encoding cobalt-precorrin-5B (C(1))-methyltransferase CbiD, with the protein MKETGYLSYNGKRLRMGYTTGTCATAATMAAVEMILTQKPVHQVQLMTPAGVDLVLEIDHCQLSLDQASCSVVKDGGDDADATDGLDIYATVTRRQDSQITLDGGQGVGRVTKPGLKIEPGNAAINPTPRKMIQEAARQLLGPDQGVDIVISVPGGEETAKATQNPQLGILGGISILGTSGIVRPMSEDTWKESITLEMQQKKALGLDKLILTPGNYGNDFIAEHTHLNPDYIVQMSNFVGYVLLEAMRIGFTDILLVGHLGKFIKIAGGIFSTHSKDADARNEIMLANLALLGAPLDLLQEVNEAITTEAQAELILAAGYGQVYQVIVDKIKDRVLKLFKFRAPDIHVEAITFLSDHDVTVMTKPLKELEVIWG; encoded by the coding sequence ATGAAAGAAACAGGTTATTTATCTTATAACGGCAAGCGCCTCCGGATGGGCTATACCACCGGTACCTGCGCCACTGCAGCGACTATGGCTGCTGTGGAAATGATACTGACTCAAAAACCGGTTCACCAAGTTCAGTTAATGACGCCAGCAGGGGTGGACTTAGTCTTAGAAATCGACCACTGCCAGCTCAGTTTAGACCAAGCTTCTTGTTCGGTGGTCAAAGATGGAGGCGATGACGCTGATGCCACCGATGGCTTGGATATCTATGCCACCGTGACCCGTCGCCAGGATAGTCAGATCACCCTGGATGGTGGTCAAGGAGTGGGGCGGGTGACCAAACCAGGCTTAAAAATTGAGCCCGGCAATGCTGCCATTAACCCCACACCTAGAAAAATGATTCAGGAAGCTGCCCGCCAACTCTTGGGACCAGACCAAGGGGTGGACATTGTTATTTCGGTACCGGGAGGGGAGGAAACCGCTAAGGCTACTCAAAACCCTCAACTTGGTATTCTGGGTGGGATATCCATCCTAGGTACTTCAGGAATCGTTCGGCCAATGTCGGAAGATACCTGGAAAGAATCGATCACCCTAGAAATGCAACAAAAGAAAGCGCTAGGGTTAGATAAGTTAATTTTAACACCGGGAAATTATGGCAATGACTTTATCGCTGAACATACCCACTTGAACCCTGATTATATTGTGCAGATGAGTAATTTTGTGGGCTATGTCTTATTAGAAGCCATGCGGATCGGTTTTACCGATATCTTACTGGTGGGCCACTTGGGCAAGTTTATTAAAATTGCAGGAGGAATTTTTTCCACCCATTCCAAAGATGCCGATGCCAGAAACGAAATCATGCTGGCCAACTTGGCCCTTCTGGGGGCTCCTCTAGACTTATTGCAGGAAGTCAACGAGGCCATTACCACCGAAGCCCAAGCTGAACTCATCTTAGCAGCAGGGTATGGTCAAGTTTACCAAGTCATTGTGGATAAAATTAAGGACAGGGTCTTAAAACTCTTTAAGTTCCGGGCCCCAGATATCCATGTGGAGGCTATTACTTTCCTGAGTGACCATGATGTGACCGTGATGACTAAACCATTGAAGGAATTGGAGGTGATTTGGGGATGA
- the cbiE gene encoding precorrin-6y C5,15-methyltransferase (decarboxylating) subunit CbiE, translating to MIHVIGIGPGQTDYLVNHAVDLLAQLPHIYGSQRQLDSLANYIKGQPHRLGKLGELLACLKDHLAKREDVAVLASGDPMLYGVGNYLYRNLPQQAIRIHPGISSLQYIFSRTGMAMNDVYLTSSHGREPNIDWISQFPKVAMVTDDKWGPYQIAQALLKGSEGEELAGCQMVIGENLSYDNERIEKRPLSQVEDRDYAMNVVVILNER from the coding sequence ATGATTCATGTGATTGGTATTGGCCCAGGGCAGACTGACTATCTGGTCAACCATGCTGTTGACTTATTAGCTCAGCTGCCCCATATTTACGGAAGCCAGCGGCAATTAGATTCCTTAGCTAACTATATTAAGGGGCAGCCCCATCGACTAGGTAAGCTGGGAGAACTTTTAGCCTGCTTAAAGGACCACCTGGCTAAGAGGGAAGATGTAGCAGTGCTCGCTTCGGGGGACCCCATGCTTTATGGGGTTGGTAACTACCTTTACCGTAATTTACCCCAGCAAGCCATCCGTATCCATCCTGGCATTTCTTCTCTTCAGTATATTTTTTCCCGAACAGGGATGGCCATGAATGATGTCTACTTAACTTCGAGTCATGGACGGGAGCCCAACATCGATTGGATCAGTCAATTCCCTAAGGTCGCCATGGTGACCGATGACAAGTGGGGGCCTTATCAAATTGCCCAAGCCCTCTTAAAGGGGAGTGAAGGGGAAGAACTTGCTGGTTGCCAGATGGTTATTGGTGAGAACCTATCTTATGATAATGAGCGGATCGAGAAACGGCCTTTGAGCCAAGTAGAAGACCGTGACTATGCGATGAATGTGGTGGTGATTTTAAATGAAAGATAG
- the cobJ gene encoding precorrin-3B C(17)-methyltransferase produces the protein MLYIVGLGPGDKDLMTKECLEVLDQVEIIVGYKTYIALIEDLIGGKEVYSTGMKGEIDRCQKAIELAKDTGKDIAVVCSGDSGIYAMAGLIFELLASQEEDIPVKVIPGLSAGIAGAANLGAPLMNDFCFISLSDLMTPWAMIEKRLHAAAQGDFVICLYNPRSKGRPKHLAKALEIIKSYKGGDIVVGIVKDVGRKEEETIITTIDELDEEVVDMTTTVIVGNRFTKVYKNWMYTPRGYEDKYGI, from the coding sequence ATGTTATATATTGTTGGATTGGGACCAGGTGACAAGGACTTAATGACCAAGGAATGTCTTGAAGTCCTTGACCAGGTGGAAATTATTGTCGGTTATAAGACCTATATTGCCTTAATTGAAGACTTGATTGGCGGCAAGGAAGTTTATTCTACCGGCATGAAAGGTGAAATTGACCGCTGTCAAAAAGCTATTGAATTAGCTAAAGACACTGGTAAAGATATTGCGGTGGTCTGCAGTGGGGACTCAGGCATCTACGCCATGGCTGGCTTAATTTTTGAGTTGTTAGCCAGTCAAGAAGAAGATATCCCAGTCAAGGTTATCCCAGGGCTCAGTGCCGGGATTGCCGGAGCAGCTAACCTTGGTGCCCCGCTAATGAATGACTTTTGCTTTATTAGCCTGAGTGACTTGATGACACCATGGGCCATGATTGAGAAACGTCTCCATGCTGCAGCCCAAGGGGATTTTGTGATTTGCTTGTACAATCCACGTTCTAAAGGCCGGCCCAAACATTTAGCTAAGGCTCTAGAGATTATTAAATCCTATAAGGGTGGCGATATTGTCGTTGGCATCGTTAAGGATGTAGGCCGTAAAGAGGAAGAAACCATTATTACGACCATCGACGAGCTCGATGAGGAAGTGGTCGATATGACGACAACGGTGATTGTGGGCAACCGTTTTACCAAGGTTTACAAAAATTGGATGTATACCCCCCGCGGTTATGAAGATAAGTATGGGATTTAA
- the cobK gene encoding precorrin-6A reductase — MILLFGGTSDSIKIMETLLEGGCEVTLSVATNYGKIYSKKFKDRVIQSRMDQDGMETYLKDHAIDLVVDATHPFADLVSKNAIAAAQAVGIPYLRFERPLSKADPRIQQVTSLAQACQSAERLWQEKGHGIEDHIYLATGSKTVGDFAQILGPERLVVRVLPVASVVKHCEAAGLSAGQIHAIKPPYSKALNAELYKKVNAQIMITKESGQAGGMDEKVSAALDRGMDVIEITRPDVAYPEMTHDIDEVLSLSRQLLSQGQSSSSDSPSKENRDD, encoded by the coding sequence ATGATACTTCTATTTGGTGGGACTTCAGATAGCATAAAAATAATGGAGACCCTACTTGAAGGGGGTTGTGAGGTGACCCTTTCAGTGGCGACTAATTATGGCAAGATTTATTCAAAAAAATTTAAGGACCGAGTGATTCAAAGTCGGATGGACCAAGACGGAATGGAGACTTACCTCAAAGACCATGCCATTGACCTGGTGGTTGACGCTACCCATCCCTTTGCTGATTTGGTGTCCAAGAATGCCATTGCTGCTGCTCAGGCGGTAGGAATTCCTTACTTACGTTTCGAACGTCCCTTGTCTAAAGCAGATCCTCGTATTCAGCAAGTGACTTCTTTAGCCCAAGCTTGTCAAAGTGCCGAAAGATTGTGGCAAGAAAAAGGCCATGGTATTGAGGACCATATCTATCTAGCGACTGGGTCGAAGACGGTAGGTGATTTTGCCCAAATCTTAGGGCCTGAGCGCTTAGTTGTGCGTGTCCTTCCTGTTGCTTCCGTGGTCAAACACTGTGAAGCAGCTGGGCTATCAGCGGGGCAAATCCACGCCATTAAACCGCCTTATTCTAAGGCTTTAAATGCGGAGCTCTATAAAAAGGTCAATGCCCAGATCATGATTACCAAGGAAAGTGGCCAGGCCGGTGGGATGGATGAGAAGGTTTCGGCTGCCTTAGACCGGGGCATGGATGTGATTGAAATTACCCGACCCGATGTGGCTTATCCTGAAATGACTCATGACATCGATGAGGTTCTATCCCTAAGCCGTCAATTATTAAGCCAAGGGCAATCCTCCTCAAGCGATAGCCCAAGTAAGGAGAATCGTGATGACTAG